In Musa acuminata AAA Group cultivar baxijiao chromosome BXJ2-3, Cavendish_Baxijiao_AAA, whole genome shotgun sequence, the following proteins share a genomic window:
- the LOC135608207 gene encoding uncharacterized protein LOC135608207, which yields MAEGGGGRAKARFLRCPNCDALLPDLGNFTACRCGVCGSTVRAKGDNLAIDSTPERSYNRVDLRPFASEPHDGIGRYRRSSKARFSDSTSSEDEMAKGSKEERGTKPDRNRVPTFYRTTRDRMKATPSPNYLEEGPSALHDGSYTDDRSKKQDQSWIDGVDHLSQNPIQLLKQLDELRDRIGRPCEVTEEPKERMPLKLRGLHVPERTYVPAAQYPERLRIRRQLDVDPLVYNHHDEFDHEPACSCTHCYHKYRLLPDRVVPHSVSSQSRRGSYLVQNRGSYPVRTQEYNQRVRSREPLIQKRATISKKKDKHLCQPFAGAAPFVLCSNCFELLRLPQIILLVSKKICTLCCGSCSEVMSLELIGKRLVASATPPSTAQAETKGSSPVEVKQIKQSKAHIIGESDTSYHEADDGPCELMQSTDDNPPISSQGLTERECVSHLSDAEKTKRPSMSSNTSDNVESPDSATYQRATPSTTELPFHAEVFSDAAGSPAQDHLGHPSSSQVMDGSRNGGMNEYSDRETVVSYTDKFRQNSAKNEVVTEIDVSGHEYPSSSFSGDYQEKEKYENQAGIGMSDDSLVFSQLVQDERSEVSVNGHPIVDHLVRKAEKQAGRIYPGEYWYDHRAGFWGVMGQPCLGIIPPFIQEFNYPISKNCAGGNTGVLVNGRELHHKDLALLVRRGLPTTAGRSYVLEFSGNVFDEVSGEELGNLGKLAPTVEKMRRGFGMKVLR from the exons ATGGCGGAGGGCGGTGGCGGACGAGCCAAAGCTCGGTTCTTGCGCTGTCCCAACTGCGATGCTCTCCTCCCGGATCTCGGAAATTTCACTGCCTGCCGTTGCGGTGTTTGTGGTTCTACTGTCCGAG CAAAGGGAGATAATTTGGCAATAGATTCTACTCCAGAGAGATCTTATAATAGGGTCGATCTGAGACCGTTTGCGAGTGAACCACATGATGGAATTGGGAGGTACCGCCGATCTTCGAAAGCTCGATTTAGCGATTCCACATCCAGTGAAGATGAGATGGCCAAAGGATCGAAAGAGGAGCGAGGAACGAAACCTGACAGGAACAGAGTACCGACATTCTACCGAACGACACGAGATCGGATGAAGGCCACTCCATCACCAAATTACCTGGAAGAAGGGCCGTCTGCTTTGCATGATGGATCTTATACTGATGACCGTTCCAAGAAGCAAGATCAATCTTGGATTGATGGAGTTGACCACCTGAGTCAGAACCCGATCCAGCTTCTGAAGCAGCTTGATGAATTAAGAGATCGGATCGGTCGACCATGTGAGGTCACTGAGGAACCAAAGGAAAGGATGCCATTGAAGCTACGTGGGCTACATGTACCTGAGAGAACTTATGTTCCCGCTGCTCAGTACCCAGAGAGATTAAGGATCCGTAGACAACTCGATGTAGATCCTTTGGTCTATAATCATCATGATGAATTTGATCATGAGCCTGCCTGCTCTTGTACACACTGCTATCACAAATATAGGTTGTTGCCAGACAGGGTTGTCCCTCATTCTGTCAGCTCCCAGAGCCGGAGAGGTAGTTATCTTGTGCAGAATCGTGGGTCCTATCCTGTCAGGACACAGGAATACAATCAACGGGTGCGATCTCGAGAGCCTCTTATTCAGAAACGGGCCACGATCTCCAAAAAGAAGGACAAGCATCTTTGTCAACCTTTTGCTGGTGCTGCTCCTTTTGTATTATGCTCTAATTGTTTTGAACTGCTGAGGCTACCGCAGATAATTCTACTCGTGTCAAAGAAAATCTGCACGTTATGCTGTGGATCATGCTCCGAGGTAATGTCCTTAGAGCTTATCGGAAAGAGGCTTGTTGCTTCTGCCACTCCACCATCCACAGCTCAAGCTGAAACCAAAGGCAGTTCTCCTGTCGAAGTGAAACAAATTAAGCAATCTAAAGCCCATATTATTGGAGAATCAGATACTTCTTACCATGAAGCTGATGATGGCCCATGCGAACTTATGCAGTCGACAGATGACAACCCTCCAATATCTAGTCAGGGACTGACGGAAAGAGAATGTGTGTCACACTTGAGTGACGCCGAGAAAACAAAGAGACCTTCAATGTCTTCCAATACGTCTGATAACGTGGAAAGCCCAGATAGTGCAACATATCAGAGAGCTACACCCAGCACAACAGAACTTCCATTTCATGCAGAAGTCTTTTCAGATGCTGCAGGTTCACCAGCTCAGGATCATCTTGGACACCCATCATCCAGTCAAGTAATGGATGGTTCCAGAAATGGAGGCATGAATGAATATTCTGATCGGGAAACGGTAGTTTCCTACACTGACAAGTTTCGGCAGAACTCTGCAAAAAATGAAGTGGTTACTGAGATTGATGTGTCAGGGCATGAATATCCCAGTTCTAGTTTTTCTGGGGATTACCAGGAGAAAGAGAAATATGAAAATCAAGCTGGGATTGGCATGAGTGATGATTCATTAGTTTTTAGTCAGCTAGTGCAAGATGAAAGATCTGAAGTTTCAGTCAATGGTCACCCTATTGTTGATCACTTGGTTAGGAAAGCTGAAAAACAAGCTGGACGCATTTATCCGGGAGAGTATTG GTATGATCATCGTGCTGGATTTTGGGGAGTCATGGGGCAGCCATGTCTTGGGATAATTCCG CCATTTATACAAGAATTTAATTATCCTATATCCAAGAATTGTGCTGGTGGGAATACTGGGGTTCTTGTTAATGGAAGAGAGCTACATCATAAAGACCTAGCTTTGCTGGTTCGACGAGGACTCCCAACTACAGCTGGTCGATCTTATGTTCTTGAGTTTTCAGGGAATGTTTTTGATGAAGTCTCAGGTGAAGAGCTGGGTAATCTTGGGAAGCTCGCACCAAC AGTTGAGAAAATGAGACGGGGATTTGGTATGAAGGTTCTGAGGTGA
- the LOC135606579 gene encoding transcription factor TRY-like produces the protein MGKRRCRMQPEITSHDDELQDVSSKEWEFIDMSEEEEDLIYRMYRIVGDRWALIAGRVPGRTPEEIERFWIMTHDECFEEKKRRRQRRVALD, from the exons ATGGGTAAGCGTAGGTGCAGGATGCAGCCGGAGATCACCAGCCATGATGATGAATTGCAAG ATGTCAGTAGCAAGGAGTGGGAGTTCATCGACATgtcggaggaagaggaagacctCATCTACAGGATGTATAGGATCGTCGGCGACAG gtgggcgctcaTAGCAGGTCGAGTCCCAGGAAGGACGCCGGAGGAGATCGAGAGGTTCTGGATCATGACCCACGATGAATGCTTCGAGGAGAAGAAGCGGAGGAGACAGCGAAGGGTGGCGTTGGACTGA
- the LOC135608208 gene encoding transcription factor WRKY19-like produces MPEMERGKASEQPGLLLAELARVQELAREMEAEHGRHSTDEFRRSLLHELLVSIEKAICMAKSTAPDVNPQPADGDSPRSSGESSRSETSKLTFREQMSKKRKKLPRWTRVVRVSSGAGGGVHGPVDDGYSWRKYGQKDILGSKHPRGYYRCTHRIMQGCPATKQVQRSDEDPLLFHVTYHGAHTCLPKSPAAPASASAWLSQEQQQQQQEEKEPADRQQQNQDLLLRFQTGLQVKTEDLELGGHGQTSLSFSFASPSTTTDSGFISRASPAFLSPTSDSTYFSFSPYSLKGGGIKLQSPESGVTGANSASDSPAAADMDLMLHELDFESDFSSFFS; encoded by the exons ATGCCGGAGATGGAGAGAGGCAAAGCAAGCGAACAACCAGGGCTTCTGCTGGCTGAGCTAGCTCGAGTGCAGGAGCTGGCGAGAGAGATGGAAGCTGAACATGGCCGGCACTCTACAGATGAATTCCGCAGATCGCTACTGCACGAGTTGCTCGTGTCGATCGAGAAGGCCATTTGCATGGCCAAGTCTACCGCACCGGACGTCAACCCGCAGCCTGCAGATGGAGACTCTCCGCGCTCCTCCGGCGAGAGCTCCCGGAGCGAGACATCCAAGCTGACCTTCAGGGAGCAGATGTCCAAGAAGAG GAAGAAACTGCCCAGGTGGACCAGGGTGGTGCGAGTGAGCTCAGGCGCCGGCGGCGGAGTCCATGGCCCTGTCGATGACGGCTATAGCTGGAGGAAGTACGGCCAAAAGGATATCCTCGGGTCCAAACATCCAAG AGGCTACTACAGGTGCACACATCGCATCATGCAGGGTTGCCCGGCGACGAAGCAAGTGCAGCGATCGGACGAGGACCCGCTGCTATTTCATGTGACCTATCATGGGGCGCACACCTGCCTTCCGAAGAGCCCTGCGGCAccagcatcagcatcagcatgGCTGTCGCAggagcagcaacagcaacagcaggaAGAGAAGGAGCCCGCGGATCGGCAGCAGCAGAACCAAGACTTGCTTTTGAGATTCCAAACGGGGCTCCAAGTGAAGACGGAAGACTTGGAGTTGGGCGGCCATGGCCAGACCTCGCTTTCCTTCTCCTTCGCGTCGCCTTCCACGACGACCGACAGTGGCTTCATTAGCAGAGCGTCGCCCGCCTTCCTCTCCCCAACATCAGACTCGACCTACTTCTCGTTCTCGCCATACAGCTTGAAAGGAGGAGGAATCAAGCTTCAGAGCCCCGAGTCTGGCGTCACAGGAGCTAATTCAGCTTCAGATTCACCTGCTGCTGCGGACATGGATTTAATGCTCCATGAGCTAGACTTCGAATCGGACTTCTCCAGCTTCTTCTCATGA
- the LOC103978868 gene encoding low affinity inorganic phosphate transporter 4-like encodes MSSSPNLAVLEALDTARTQWYHVTAIVIAGMGFFTDAYDLFCISTVSKLLGRLYYDGKGGEPGKLPTPVNNLVIGVALVGTLMGQLVFGWLGDKLGRKKVYGITLILMAICAIGSGLSFGKTKGAVMGSLCFFRFWLGFGIGGDYPLSATIMSEYANKKTRGQFIAAVFAMQGVGIIFAGLVSMTLSGIFLHYNPAPTFTENPDLSTQHAGDFLWRIVLMLGALPAVVTFYWRMKMPETARYTALIAGNAKQAAHDMEKVLEIDIQAEPERLSQFKSANEYNLFSREFIGRHGWHLVGTMTTWFLLDIAFYSQNLTQKDIFQAIHLTNKAKNVNALREVFEISRAMFVVALLGTFPGYWFTVIFIEKLGRYLIQLIGFFMMSMFMLILGIKYDYLKENNHMLFAVLFGLTFFFANFGPNSTTFVLPAELFPTRVRSTCHALSAASGKAGAMIGAFVVQSYTLSQEPSKIKKALIVLAFTNMLGFFFTFLVSETKGKSLEEISGENERVSGKEERGGI; translated from the coding sequence ATGTCGTCATCGCCAAACCTCGCCGTGCTCGAAGCGCTGGACACAGCGCGCACGCAGTGGTATCATGTTACAGCCATCGTCATCGCCGGCATGGGCTTCTTCACCGATGCGTACGACCTCTTCTGCATATCCACCGTCTCCAAGCTCCTCGGACGCCTCTACTACGATGGCAAAGGCGGCGAACCGGGCAAGCTCCCCACGCCGGTCAACAATCTCGTCATCGGCGTCGCCCTCGTCGGCACACTCATGGGTCAGCTCGTCTTTGGCTGGCTCGGAGACAAGCTCGGGCGCAAGAAGGTCTACGGGATCACCCTCATCCTCATGGCCATCTGCGCCATCGGCTCCGGCCTCTCGTTCGGAAAAACGAAGGGGGCAGTCATGGGGAGCCTCTGCTTCTTCCGCTTCTGGCTCGGCTTCGGCATCGGCGGCGACTACCCTCTCTCCGCCACCATCATGTCGGAGTACGCCAACAAGAAGACTCGCGGCCAGTTCATCGCCGCCGTCTTCGCCATGCAGGGCGTCGGGATCATCTTCGCGGGCCTCGTCTCTATGACGCTCTCCGGGATCTTCCTCCACTACAACCCGGCGCCGACTTTTACTGAAAACCCGGACCTCTCCACCCAGCATGCCGGCGACTTCCTCTGGCGGATCGTGCTGATGCTCGGAGCTCTCCCAGCGGTCGTCACCTTCTACTGGCGCATGAAGATGCCCGAGACGGCGCGCTACACCGCGCTGATCGCCGGGAACGCAAAGCAGGCGGCGCACGACATGGAGAAGGTCCTCGAGATCGACATCCAAGCGGAGCCAGAGAGGTTATCCCAGTTCAAGTCCGCCAACGAGTACAATCTGTTCTCGCGTGAGTTCATCGGGAGGCACGGGTGGCACCTGGTCGGTACCATGACCACCTGGTTCCTCCTCGACATCGCGTTCTACAGCCAGAATCTCACCCAGAAGGACATCTTCCAGGCGATCCACTTGACCAACAAGGCGAAGAACGTGAACGCTCTCAGAGAAGTGTTCGAGATCTCGCGGGCCATGTTCGTGGTGGCGCTGCTGGGGACCTTCCCCGGCTACTGGTTCACGGTGATATTCATCGAGAAGCTCGGGAGGTACCTGATCCAGCTCATCGGCTTCTTCATGATGTCAATGTTCATGCTGATTCTGGGCATCAAGTACGACTACCTCAAAGAGAATAACCACATGCTGTTCGCGGTTCTGTTCGGGCTGACCTTCTTCTTCGCCAACTTCGGGCCGAACAGCACCACCTTCGTGCTGCCGGCGGAGCTGTTCCCGACGCGGGTGCGGTCGACCTGCCACGCGCTGAGCGCGGCGTCGGGGAAGGCCGGCGCCATGATCGGGGCTTTTGTGGTGCAAAGCTACACTCTGAGCCAGGAGCCGAGCAAGATCAAGAAGGCGCTTATCGTGCTGGCGTTTACCAATATGCTGGGCTTCTTCTTCACCTTCTTGGTGTCGGAGACAAAGGGGAAGTCCTTGGAAGAGATCTCCGGGGAGAATGAAAGAGTCAGCGGCAAAGAAGAACGAGGTGGAATTTAG